A region from the Phycisphaerales bacterium genome encodes:
- a CDS encoding RNA pseudouridine synthase codes for MTSDNRQPEVVARCDDWIVVNKPRGWHSVRLAHPDAEGDAEPVLQDWLARQCPAQAELTEAGLVHRLDHLTSGCILAARSAESAARLKGLIAAPHGGIAKTYLAMVQGPIGAGSFDLYFQSRYRRSRRITVRDTGSERERGRCAWRVRQEAPGRTLLEVDLIGPGRRHQIRAGLAHLGHPLLGDDLYGGPEWDGRFGLHAWRLVIEGHRVEAPAPVEWCI; via the coding sequence ATGACCAGCGACAATCGCCAACCCGAAGTCGTCGCCCGGTGCGACGACTGGATCGTGGTGAACAAGCCGCGCGGCTGGCACAGCGTGCGCCTCGCGCATCCTGATGCAGAAGGCGACGCGGAGCCGGTGCTTCAGGACTGGCTGGCGCGGCAATGCCCCGCGCAGGCGGAGCTGACCGAAGCCGGGCTCGTGCACCGGCTCGATCACCTCACCTCCGGGTGCATTCTTGCAGCCCGCAGCGCCGAGTCGGCAGCGCGCCTCAAGGGGCTCATCGCCGCTCCGCACGGCGGCATCGCCAAGACCTACCTGGCCATGGTGCAGGGGCCAATCGGCGCCGGCTCGTTCGATCTCTACTTCCAGTCGCGCTACCGCCGCTCGCGCCGCATCACCGTCCGCGACACCGGCAGCGAGCGCGAACGCGGCAGGTGCGCGTGGCGCGTGCGACAGGAGGCGCCCGGTCGCACACTGCTCGAGGTTGATCTGATCGGCCCGGGGCGGCGGCACCAGATCCGCGCCGGCCTGGCGCACCTCGGCCACCCGCTGCTCGGTGACGATCTCTATGGCGGACCGGAATGGGACGGCCGCTTCGGCTTGCACGCGTGGCGCCTGGTCATCGAAGGTCATCGCGTTGAAGCGCCCGCACCCGTCGAGTGGTGCATCTGA
- the carA gene encoding glutamine-hydrolyzing carbamoyl-phosphate synthase small subunit has translation MHQKSSQIPDRPLARLVLEDGTIFHGRAFGATADESGNPLTTAGEVVFNTAMCGYQESLTDPSYAGQILTMTAPLIGNYGVNAEDMESKSIQVAGFVVRELSRVVSNHRATVDLSTWLAQAGVLAIEGMDTRALTRLLRTEGAMRGVISADASLTDDQLIERAKASPSMAGSNLAADVSSREGYGWTQNLGHWAGLTDESGHRSRTRRPRVVAIDCGAKQNILRHLAERGCEVQVLPYDASAEQIRELKPDGLFISNGPGDPAAVDATIDTLRQVAGEVPTFGICLGHQLLCLALGAKTYKLKFGHRGANQPVKNLLTGHVEITSQNHGFAVETDSIQQADCEPTHINLNDGTLAGFRHRSKPILAVQYHPEASPGPHDAAYLFDCFLQMMESRRPITREEMKAAWESVKPGVVTV, from the coding sequence ATGCATCAGAAGAGCAGTCAAATTCCAGACCGCCCCTTGGCGCGCCTTGTGCTCGAAGACGGCACGATCTTCCACGGCCGCGCCTTTGGCGCCACCGCCGACGAGTCGGGAAATCCGCTGACCACGGCCGGCGAAGTCGTCTTCAACACTGCCATGTGCGGCTATCAGGAGTCGCTCACCGACCCCTCCTACGCCGGGCAGATCCTGACGATGACCGCTCCGCTCATCGGCAACTACGGCGTGAACGCGGAGGACATGGAGAGCAAGTCCATCCAGGTGGCCGGATTCGTCGTGCGCGAACTGAGCCGGGTCGTGAGCAATCACCGGGCGACGGTTGACCTCTCTACTTGGCTGGCGCAGGCAGGCGTGCTGGCGATCGAAGGTATGGACACTCGCGCCCTGACGCGCCTCCTGCGCACCGAGGGCGCCATGCGCGGCGTGATCAGCGCTGATGCCTCACTGACCGACGATCAACTGATCGAGCGGGCCAAGGCCAGCCCGAGCATGGCCGGCAGCAATCTCGCCGCAGACGTGAGCAGCCGTGAGGGATACGGCTGGACGCAGAATCTCGGGCACTGGGCCGGCCTGACGGATGAAAGCGGCCATCGCAGCCGAACCCGCCGGCCGCGCGTAGTCGCCATCGACTGCGGCGCCAAACAGAACATCCTGCGCCATCTCGCCGAGCGCGGCTGCGAGGTGCAAGTGCTGCCCTACGACGCTTCCGCCGAGCAGATCCGCGAACTCAAGCCCGACGGGCTGTTCATCAGCAATGGGCCGGGTGATCCCGCCGCAGTCGATGCGACCATCGACACGCTGCGTCAGGTCGCCGGCGAGGTGCCGACGTTTGGCATCTGCCTCGGACACCAGCTGCTCTGCCTGGCGCTGGGCGCGAAGACGTACAAACTGAAGTTTGGCCACCGCGGCGCCAATCAGCCCGTCAAGAACCTGCTCACCGGCCACGTCGAGATCACGAGCCAGAACCACGGGTTCGCCGTCGAGACCGACTCCATCCAGCAGGCCGACTGCGAGCCGACCCACATCAACCTCAACGACGGGACGCTGGCAGGGTTCCGGCACCGAAGCAAGCCGATCCTCGCCGTCCAGTACCACCCAGAAGCATCGCCGGGGCCACACGACGCGGCCTACCTCTTCGACTGCTTCCTGCAGATGATGGAGAGTCGCCGGCCGATCACACGCGAAGAAATGAAGGCGGCCTGGGAGTCGGTCAAGCCGGGGGTCGTCACGGTCTGA
- a CDS encoding Rieske 2Fe-2S domain-containing protein translates to MAETHKEIVKVWIAPGCIVCDSCETDCPEVFDVQEETCVIRPPALKADFTRPLTPSIITAAEGCPVDVIKFEAIEVEGPEPAEWAKQKEAAGAPAGAGAEGGKGGGGAAAAAVSYAPPDPKWMQLLEAAHVSGSRSAGGPRAMVRTAKVQPESIQQALPVGAPPDAQFATMVGTGYTRPGKSVAERIRERAEKVSSGAGMTRRGFGVTVAAAWGALVFVGATSLAWFQSFMIPKAPILPPTRVRVGKLTAYTEIGVYEDYKPQNIWVVTLEEEGIKKVVAINTVCTHLGCIPNWLPAAQIFKCPCHGSGFRKTGINFEGPAPRPLERFKVEVDATGTLIVDKGTKFRQELGQWSNPAAQILV, encoded by the coding sequence ATGGCGGAAACGCACAAGGAAATCGTCAAGGTCTGGATCGCACCCGGCTGCATCGTCTGCGACTCGTGCGAGACGGACTGCCCGGAGGTCTTCGATGTGCAGGAAGAGACCTGCGTCATCCGGCCGCCGGCCCTCAAGGCGGATTTCACCCGCCCGCTCACGCCCTCGATCATCACCGCGGCCGAGGGTTGCCCGGTCGACGTGATCAAGTTTGAGGCGATCGAGGTCGAAGGCCCCGAGCCGGCCGAGTGGGCCAAGCAGAAGGAAGCCGCAGGAGCTCCCGCAGGCGCCGGCGCCGAGGGAGGCAAGGGCGGAGGAGGCGCGGCCGCTGCAGCCGTCAGTTACGCTCCTCCCGATCCCAAGTGGATGCAGCTGCTCGAAGCGGCGCATGTCTCGGGCAGCCGGTCAGCGGGCGGGCCGCGCGCCATGGTGCGCACGGCCAAGGTACAGCCCGAGTCGATCCAGCAGGCGCTGCCGGTGGGCGCGCCGCCCGACGCCCAGTTCGCCACCATGGTCGGCACCGGCTACACGCGGCCCGGCAAATCCGTCGCCGAGCGCATCCGAGAGCGCGCCGAGAAAGTCAGTTCCGGCGCCGGCATGACGCGCCGCGGTTTCGGCGTCACGGTCGCCGCGGCGTGGGGCGCGCTTGTCTTCGTCGGCGCGACGTCCCTCGCGTGGTTCCAGTCGTTCATGATTCCCAAGGCGCCGATCCTGCCGCCCACGCGCGTCCGCGTCGGCAAACTCACGGCCTACACCGAAATAGGCGTCTACGAAGACTACAAGCCGCAGAACATCTGGGTCGTCACGCTCGAAGAGGAAGGCATCAAGAAGGTCGTCGCGATCAACACCGTCTGCACGCACCTGGGCTGCATTCCCAACTGGCTTCCGGCCGCGCAGATCTTCAAGTGCCCCTGCCACGGCTCGGGTTTCCGCAAGACGGGCATCAATTTCGAAGGCCCGGCTCCGCGCCCGCTCGAGCGCTTCAAGGTCGAGGTCGATGCGACCGGCACGCTCATCGTGGACAAAGGCACCAAGTTCCGCCAGGAACTCGGGCAATGGAGCAATCCGGCCGCTCAGATTCTGGTCTGA
- a CDS encoding 2-oxoacid:acceptor oxidoreductase subunit alpha: MNTSATAANRQYATETLESAVIRFCGDSGDGMQLTGGEFTTTSAMYGNDVATFPDFPAEIRAPAGTLPGVSGFQVNFASTEIYTPGDKVDVLIAMNPAGLKTNIADLKGGGILIVNEDAFNNNNLKKAGYASNPLEDESLKEFRLFKIPISRLCEESLAETGMGAKAIGRAKNMYTLGIVYWLFDRSLEPTIKHLTNLFAKKKNQPELAELNIKALKAGYYMGETAEMFQSRYVVPKAKLAPGKYRQISGNEATALGLIAGARLANKTLTYAGYPITPASDILHFLSAYKNYHVKTLQMEDEIAAICAAIGASFTGDIAITASSGPGIALKGEGIGLAVMTELPVVIVNVQRGGPSTGLPTKTEQADLLQAVYGRNSECPCIVIAARSPGDCFDAAVEAVRLAVKYMTPVMLLTDGYIANGAEPWLLPQVGAMKPIEIKHATEFNGHSDDADGEGNNVYLPYLRNENLARPWAIPGTPKLEHRVGGLEKAENTGNVSYDPRNHQRMVDLRQAKVEKVAQDIPPTEIQGESSGDALIIGWGGTYGALHAATERLLKHKQKVGTVHLRHINPLPPDLGDIISRFKHIIVPELNKGQLIRIIRDHFLVDAVGINKVQGKPFLVSELVAEIEGIIAR; encoded by the coding sequence ATGAACACGTCAGCCACGGCCGCCAATCGCCAATACGCAACTGAGACTCTGGAGAGCGCCGTAATCCGGTTCTGCGGCGACTCGGGCGACGGCATGCAGCTCACCGGCGGCGAGTTCACCACGACCTCCGCGATGTACGGCAACGACGTGGCGACATTTCCCGACTTTCCCGCCGAAATCCGCGCCCCAGCGGGCACGTTGCCCGGCGTGTCGGGCTTCCAGGTCAACTTCGCCAGCACCGAGATCTACACGCCCGGCGACAAGGTTGATGTGCTCATCGCGATGAACCCTGCCGGGCTCAAGACCAACATCGCCGACCTCAAGGGCGGCGGCATCCTCATCGTCAACGAAGACGCGTTCAACAACAACAACCTCAAAAAGGCCGGGTACGCGAGCAACCCGCTCGAAGACGAGTCGCTTAAGGAATTCAGACTCTTCAAGATTCCCATCTCGCGCCTGTGCGAAGAGTCGCTGGCCGAGACGGGCATGGGGGCCAAGGCGATTGGCCGGGCCAAGAACATGTACACGCTGGGCATCGTGTACTGGCTCTTCGACCGCTCGCTCGAGCCGACCATCAAGCACCTCACCAACCTGTTCGCCAAGAAGAAGAACCAGCCGGAACTGGCGGAACTCAACATCAAGGCGCTCAAGGCCGGCTACTACATGGGTGAGACGGCGGAGATGTTCCAGAGCCGATACGTCGTGCCCAAAGCCAAACTGGCGCCGGGCAAGTATCGGCAGATCTCCGGCAACGAAGCCACCGCGCTTGGGCTGATCGCAGGCGCGAGGCTGGCCAACAAGACGCTCACTTACGCCGGCTATCCCATCACGCCGGCGTCGGACATTCTCCACTTCCTCAGCGCGTATAAGAACTACCACGTCAAGACGCTGCAGATGGAAGACGAGATCGCCGCGATCTGTGCCGCGATCGGCGCTTCATTCACCGGCGACATTGCGATCACCGCGTCCAGCGGGCCGGGCATCGCGCTCAAGGGCGAAGGCATTGGCCTCGCGGTCATGACCGAACTGCCCGTGGTCATCGTCAACGTGCAGCGCGGCGGGCCGAGCACCGGCCTGCCGACCAAGACCGAGCAGGCCGACCTCCTGCAGGCGGTGTACGGCCGCAACAGCGAGTGCCCGTGCATCGTCATCGCCGCACGCAGCCCCGGCGACTGCTTCGACGCCGCCGTCGAGGCTGTCCGCCTGGCGGTCAAGTACATGACGCCGGTCATGCTGCTCACCGACGGCTACATCGCCAACGGCGCCGAGCCCTGGCTGCTGCCGCAAGTCGGCGCGATGAAGCCCATCGAGATCAAACACGCCACCGAGTTCAACGGACACAGCGACGACGCCGACGGCGAAGGCAACAACGTCTACCTGCCCTATCTGCGCAATGAGAATCTCGCCCGGCCATGGGCGATTCCGGGTACTCCCAAACTCGAGCACCGCGTCGGCGGCCTCGAGAAAGCCGAGAACACCGGCAACGTGAGCTACGACCCGCGCAACCACCAGCGCATGGTCGATCTCCGCCAGGCCAAAGTCGAGAAAGTCGCGCAGGACATTCCGCCCACCGAAATCCAGGGCGAGTCGAGCGGCGATGCGCTCATCATCGGCTGGGGCGGCACCTACGGCGCCCTCCATGCCGCCACCGAGCGGCTGCTCAAGCACAAGCAGAAGGTGGGCACGGTGCACCTGCGGCACATCAACCCGCTGCCGCCGGACCTGGGCGACATCATCAGTCGCTTCAAGCACATTATCGTGCCGGAACTCAACAAGGGGCAGCTGATCCGCATCATCCGCGATCACTTCCTCGTGGACGCCGTGGGCATCAACAAGGTGCAGGGCAAGCCGTTCCTCGTCTCCGAACTCGTCGCCGAGATCGAGGGCATCATCGCCCGCTAG
- a CDS encoding NAD(P)/FAD-dependent oxidoreductase, producing the protein MAIIGAGAAGLMTAIQAGRRDRSHSGSRRIVLLDGAARIGAKILVSGGGRCNVTHDVVDERAFAGSSRNAIRKVLRAFTAEQTVAFFAELGVTLKREETGKLFPTTDDASTVLEALLREVERIGVALEPAHRVEAIERDGGGFRVCGPWGELDARRVVLATGGKSLPKTGSDGFGYNLARSLGHSITPRIFPALVPLRLPEGHFIRALSGLTIPATLEVRTASGKSLVSFTDSTLCTHFGLSGPSVLDISRYYLDARADDPQTQLVINWLPLTSRDEIDRLLQARDGRSVSSVLRGLLPERLTRALCEQAKIDPALPVSRLSRESRRLLVQHLTALPLPISGDKGFAVAEVTAGGVPLSEINLNSMESRLCPGLFLVGEICDVDGRIGGYNFQWAWSSGYVAGNSV; encoded by the coding sequence GTGGCGATCATCGGCGCCGGCGCTGCGGGTCTGATGACGGCGATCCAGGCCGGTCGGCGCGATCGATCGCACTCAGGTAGCCGCCGCATCGTGCTGCTCGACGGCGCAGCGCGCATCGGCGCCAAGATCCTCGTTTCCGGCGGTGGGCGGTGCAACGTCACGCACGACGTCGTCGATGAACGCGCCTTTGCCGGCTCATCGCGCAATGCGATCCGCAAGGTCCTGCGGGCGTTCACCGCCGAGCAGACGGTCGCCTTCTTCGCCGAACTGGGCGTCACTCTCAAGCGCGAGGAGACCGGCAAACTCTTCCCCACCACGGATGATGCATCCACGGTCCTCGAAGCGCTGCTGCGCGAAGTGGAGCGCATCGGCGTGGCGCTCGAGCCGGCGCATCGCGTCGAAGCAATCGAGCGAGACGGCGGCGGCTTCAGAGTCTGCGGGCCGTGGGGCGAGTTGGATGCCCGCCGCGTCGTGCTTGCCACGGGTGGCAAGAGTCTTCCCAAGACCGGCTCGGATGGATTCGGCTACAACCTTGCGCGAAGCCTCGGGCACTCGATCACGCCGCGCATCTTTCCCGCGCTGGTGCCGCTGCGCCTGCCCGAGGGGCACTTCATTCGCGCCCTGAGCGGGCTCACGATCCCGGCGACGCTGGAGGTTCGAACCGCATCAGGCAAATCGCTGGTCTCGTTCACCGACTCGACGCTGTGCACGCATTTCGGCCTCTCGGGCCCGTCGGTCCTTGACATCAGCCGCTACTACCTCGACGCCCGGGCCGATGATCCGCAAACTCAACTCGTCATCAACTGGCTGCCGCTCACGAGCCGCGACGAGATCGACCGTCTGCTGCAGGCGCGCGATGGGCGGAGCGTGTCGAGCGTGCTGCGCGGCCTTCTGCCCGAGCGGCTGACCCGGGCGCTGTGCGAGCAGGCAAAGATCGATCCGGCTCTGCCCGTCAGCCGCCTCTCGCGCGAGTCGCGCCGGTTGCTGGTGCAGCACCTGACGGCTCTGCCGCTGCCGATCTCCGGCGACAAGGGCTTTGCCGTCGCGGAAGTGACCGCCGGCGGCGTGCCGCTGAGCGAGATCAACCTGAACTCGATGGAGTCGCGCCTCTGTCCGGGCTTGTTTCTCGTCGGCGAAATCTGCGACGTGGATGGCCGCATCGGCGGGTACAACTTCCAGTGGGCCTGGTCGAGCGGCTACGTGGCGGGGAACTCGGTCTGA
- a CDS encoding ComF family protein, with product MNWSAAWLSAGECIEREWIGVSRPHPARLLDGDPREGRPPFVPDAIGVAYCPRCGGSTGPGEFIEGKGCAACRKRRFPWERLVRLGRHHGDLRDWVHEIKFHAWDAMGLELGKRLGRCLKDAGVQADAVVPVPASAWRRWRRGIDHSRIIAAGAASVLDLPLARAMKRKGRKPQRAVSPSQRRENIRGAFSVRRLNFLRNCSIVLVDDVTTTRATLTEACRTLERQAGVGSITCAVLTVAEPGRDGPAAPPTDLF from the coding sequence ATGAACTGGTCTGCGGCTTGGCTCAGCGCCGGAGAATGCATCGAGCGGGAATGGATCGGGGTGTCGCGGCCGCATCCGGCGCGCCTGCTCGACGGCGACCCGCGGGAGGGCCGGCCGCCGTTCGTGCCCGACGCCATCGGTGTGGCGTACTGCCCGCGCTGCGGCGGCTCAACCGGCCCCGGCGAGTTCATCGAGGGCAAGGGATGCGCCGCCTGCCGCAAGCGCCGCTTTCCCTGGGAGCGCCTCGTGCGGCTCGGGCGGCACCACGGCGATCTGCGCGACTGGGTGCACGAGATCAAATTTCACGCGTGGGATGCGATGGGTCTGGAACTGGGTAAGCGCCTCGGCCGCTGCCTGAAAGATGCAGGCGTGCAGGCCGACGCGGTCGTGCCCGTGCCCGCCTCGGCGTGGCGGAGATGGCGGCGCGGGATCGATCATTCGCGCATCATCGCCGCCGGGGCCGCCTCGGTGCTGGACTTGCCCCTGGCTCGGGCCATGAAGAGGAAAGGGCGCAAGCCCCAGCGGGCCGTGAGCCCGTCGCAGCGGCGCGAGAACATCCGCGGCGCGTTCAGCGTGAGGCGTCTGAACTTCCTGCGCAACTGCTCCATCGTGCTCGTTGATGATGTGACGACGACTCGCGCGACGCTCACCGAAGCCTGCCGCACCCTTGAGAGGCAGGCGGGGGTCGGCTCGATCACCTGCGCCGTGTTGACGGTCGCCGAGCCGGGGCGCGATGGTCCGGCGGCCCCGCCGACTGATCTCTTCTGA
- a CDS encoding dihydroorotate dehydrogenase, whose amino-acid sequence MSEAQTNLATNLGGVLLRNPVVLAAGTCGYVDEMADVIDLSRIGAVTTKSITAEPREGNRPWRILDAPAGMLNAIGLANMGLEAFVRDQLPRAASCPATVIGSVAGNSIADYVSIASAFDASPHIPAIELNVSCPNTADGLVFGEDPQSLRNLLAEVRPAVTRSKLIVKLSPNAPSIVKMAQAAIDGGAEALTLINTFTALAIDVHTRKPRIANGTAGYSGPAIHPIAVRMVRDVYRSAARPAGVPIIGLGGVMRWEDAAEFILAGATAVGMGTALFVDPKLPLRVVAGLGRWVSSQGCASVSELIGQVEM is encoded by the coding sequence ATGAGTGAAGCGCAGACTAACCTCGCGACGAACCTCGGCGGAGTTTTGCTTCGCAACCCTGTCGTGTTGGCCGCGGGCACGTGCGGGTACGTCGATGAGATGGCCGATGTGATCGACCTGTCGCGCATCGGCGCGGTCACGACCAAGTCCATCACCGCCGAGCCGCGCGAGGGCAACCGGCCCTGGCGCATTCTCGATGCGCCCGCCGGGATGCTCAACGCCATCGGCCTGGCCAACATGGGACTCGAAGCGTTCGTGCGCGACCAGTTGCCCCGCGCCGCCAGTTGCCCGGCGACGGTCATCGGCTCGGTGGCCGGCAACAGCATCGCCGACTACGTCTCCATCGCGTCTGCCTTCGACGCCTCGCCGCACATCCCGGCCATCGAACTGAACGTGAGTTGCCCGAACACGGCTGACGGCCTGGTGTTCGGCGAGGATCCACAGTCGCTGCGAAACCTGCTGGCCGAAGTCCGGCCTGCCGTGACTCGCTCGAAACTCATCGTCAAGTTGAGCCCCAACGCGCCGTCGATCGTGAAGATGGCCCAGGCCGCGATCGACGGCGGGGCCGAGGCGCTCACGCTCATCAACACCTTCACCGCCCTGGCCATCGACGTGCACACCCGCAAGCCGCGCATCGCCAACGGCACGGCGGGCTACAGCGGCCCGGCGATCCACCCCATTGCGGTGCGCATGGTGCGCGACGTCTATCGCAGCGCGGCCCGGCCGGCGGGCGTGCCGATCATCGGCCTGGGCGGGGTGATGCGGTGGGAGGATGCGGCTGAATTCATCCTCGCCGGGGCGACGGCCGTGGGCATGGGCACGGCGCTCTTTGTAGATCCAAAACTGCCCCTGCGCGTCGTGGCGGGGCTGGGGCGGTGGGTGAGCAGCCAGGGATGTGCAAGTGTTTCCGAACTCATCGGCCAGGTGGAGATGTAG
- the acnA gene encoding aconitate hydratase AcnA, giving the protein MAGSNSHPFQARATLSAAGRSFKYASLPALAAQGMAGVDSLPYSIKVLLEACLRNFDGYIVSEEDVRAIASYDATIVGEIEIPFMPGRVVLQDFTGVPAVVDLAALRSAMQRMGGDPKKVNPLVPCDLVIDHSVQVDAFNSGVALTINSQKEFERNTERYELLKWAQGAFDNFRVVPPATGIVHQVNLEYLAKVVWEKDGTIYPDSLVGTDSHTTMINGLGVVGWGVGGIEAEAVMLGQPIYMLIPEVVGMKLTGRLPAGATATDLVLRVTEILRAHGVVGRFVEYYGPALDHLAVADRATIANMAPEYGATIGFFPVDAQTLRYMRLTGRDEKLIESVEAYYKAQGMWREESRRIRYSADLELDLSTVQPSIAGPKRPQDRITLTDARSQWNRDLVDTFGKPNRAERTTKTNWASEGGAPGTNGPGGVATIDADVNGVPTEYEGEQFMLRNGHVVIAAITSCTNTSNPSVMIGAGLLARNAAKRGLTRKPWVKTSLAPGSKVVTEYLNASNLMKDLEALGFYLVGYGCTTCIGNSGPLPDPISAAIKEGDLVACAVLSGNRNFEGRISPDVRANYLASPPLVVAYAIAGTMDIDLAVDPIGKDRSGGDVFLKDIWPTQDEVNKAVEQFVTRSQFIEQYADVFAGSDEWRAIDAGSGSIYQWNEQSTYVQEPPFFVDMPASPQPIRAIRGARCLVKVGDSVTTDHISPAGSIKKDSPAGRYLTEHGVPVSMFNSYGSRRGNDRVMTRGTFANVRVKNHLAGGKEGGFTKYLGESNGLHTGDITTIFEAAVAYGACQTSESDINRHADGCPLVILAGKDYGMGSSRDWAAKGTFLLGAQAVIAESFERIHRSNLVGMGVLPLTYKDGQTAASLGLDGTETFDIEVDDSIRPRQDVKVRATRGDGRIVEFTTTCRIDTPVEVEYYRNGGILHTVLRKMAHG; this is encoded by the coding sequence ATGGCCGGATCGAATTCGCATCCATTCCAGGCTCGCGCGACGCTCAGCGCCGCTGGGCGGTCGTTCAAGTACGCCTCACTGCCGGCTCTGGCTGCCCAAGGCATGGCCGGCGTCGATTCGCTGCCCTATTCGATCAAGGTTCTGCTCGAAGCGTGCCTGCGCAACTTCGACGGCTACATCGTCTCCGAAGAGGATGTGCGCGCCATCGCCAGCTACGACGCGACCATTGTCGGCGAGATCGAGATCCCGTTCATGCCCGGTCGCGTCGTGCTGCAGGACTTCACCGGCGTGCCGGCGGTCGTTGATCTCGCCGCGCTGCGCAGCGCCATGCAGCGCATGGGTGGCGATCCCAAAAAGGTCAACCCGCTCGTCCCCTGCGACCTGGTCATCGACCACTCCGTGCAGGTGGACGCCTTCAACTCCGGCGTGGCGCTCACCATCAACAGCCAGAAGGAATTCGAGCGCAACACCGAACGCTACGAACTGCTCAAGTGGGCCCAGGGCGCGTTCGACAACTTCCGCGTGGTGCCGCCGGCCACCGGCATCGTCCACCAGGTGAATCTCGAGTATCTTGCCAAGGTGGTGTGGGAGAAAGACGGCACGATCTATCCCGACAGCCTGGTCGGCACCGACAGCCACACGACGATGATCAACGGCCTGGGCGTGGTCGGCTGGGGCGTGGGCGGCATCGAGGCCGAGGCCGTCATGCTCGGCCAGCCGATCTACATGCTCATTCCCGAAGTGGTCGGCATGAAACTCACCGGCCGCCTTCCCGCCGGCGCCACGGCCACCGATCTCGTGCTTCGCGTGACCGAAATCCTGCGCGCGCACGGCGTCGTAGGTCGATTTGTCGAATACTACGGCCCAGCGCTCGATCATCTCGCCGTCGCCGACCGCGCCACGATCGCCAACATGGCGCCCGAGTATGGCGCAACGATCGGCTTTTTCCCCGTCGATGCCCAGACGCTGCGCTACATGCGGCTGACGGGGCGCGATGAGAAGTTGATCGAGTCGGTCGAAGCGTACTACAAGGCGCAGGGCATGTGGCGCGAGGAGTCGCGCCGCATCCGCTACAGCGCCGATCTTGAACTCGATCTCAGCACGGTTCAGCCTTCCATCGCCGGGCCCAAGCGGCCGCAGGATCGCATCACGCTGACGGACGCGCGCTCACAATGGAACCGCGATCTGGTGGACACGTTCGGCAAGCCGAATCGCGCCGAGCGCACGACGAAAACGAACTGGGCCAGCGAGGGCGGCGCGCCAGGCACGAACGGGCCCGGAGGCGTCGCGACCATCGACGCCGACGTCAATGGCGTGCCGACGGAGTACGAAGGCGAGCAGTTCATGCTCCGCAATGGCCACGTCGTGATCGCCGCCATCACGAGTTGCACGAACACGAGCAACCCGAGCGTGATGATCGGCGCCGGCCTGCTGGCGCGCAATGCCGCCAAGCGCGGCCTGACGCGCAAGCCGTGGGTCAAGACGTCCCTCGCGCCCGGCTCCAAGGTGGTCACCGAGTACCTCAATGCCTCCAACCTGATGAAAGACCTCGAAGCGCTGGGCTTTTATCTCGTCGGCTACGGGTGCACGACGTGCATCGGCAACAGCGGCCCGCTGCCCGATCCGATCAGCGCTGCCATTAAGGAGGGCGATCTCGTCGCGTGCGCAGTGCTCTCGGGCAATCGCAATTTTGAAGGGCGCATCAGCCCCGACGTGCGCGCCAACTACCTCGCCTCGCCGCCGCTCGTGGTCGCCTACGCCATCGCGGGGACGATGGACATCGATCTCGCCGTCGATCCGATCGGCAAAGACCGCAGCGGCGGGGACGTGTTTCTCAAGGACATCTGGCCCACGCAGGACGAGGTGAACAAGGCCGTCGAGCAGTTCGTCACGCGCAGCCAGTTCATCGAGCAGTACGCCGACGTGTTTGCCGGCAGCGATGAGTGGCGCGCCATCGACGCCGGCAGCGGCTCGATTTATCAGTGGAACGAGCAGTCCACCTACGTGCAGGAGCCGCCGTTCTTCGTGGACATGCCTGCATCGCCGCAGCCGATCAGGGCCATCCGGGGCGCCCGCTGTCTCGTGAAGGTCGGCGACAGCGTGACGACGGACCACATCTCGCCAGCGGGTTCGATCAAGAAGGATTCGCCCGCCGGGCGCTACCTTACGGAGCACGGCGTGCCCGTGAGCATGTTCAACTCGTACGGCTCGCGGCGCGGTAACGACCGCGTCATGACGCGGGGCACATTCGCCAACGTCCGCGTCAAGAACCACCTCGCCGGCGGCAAGGAAGGCGGCTTCACGAAGTACCTCGGCGAGTCGAACGGTCTCCACACCGGCGACATCACAACCATCTTCGAGGCGGCCGTCGCCTACGGCGCGTGCCAGACTTCGGAGAGCGACATCAACCGGCACGCGGACGGCTGCCCGCTGGTCATCCTCGCCGGCAAGGATTACGGCATGGGCTCGAGCCGCGACTGGGCCGCCAAGGGCACGTTCCTGCTCGGAGCGCAAGCCGTGATAGCCGAGTCGTTCGAGCGCATCCACCGGAGCAACCTGGTGGGCATGGGCGTGCTGCCGCTGACGTACAAGGACGGCCAGACGGCGGCGTCGCTGGGCCTGGACGGCACAGAAACGTTCGACATCGAGGTCGATGACTCGATCCGGCCGCGCCAGGATGTGAAGGTGCGGGCGACGCGCGGCGACGGCCGGATCGTTGAGTTCACCACGACGTGCCGCATCGACACGCCGGTGGAGGTGGAGTACTACCGCAACGGCGGAATCCTGCACACGGTGCTGCGCAAGATGGCGCATGGATGA